From Capra hircus breed San Clemente chromosome 1, ASM170441v1, whole genome shotgun sequence, the proteins below share one genomic window:
- the POLR2H gene encoding DNA-directed RNA polymerases I, II, and III subunit RPABC3, producing MAGILFEDIFDVKDIDPEGKKFDRVSRLHCESESFKMDLILDVNIQIYPVDLGDKFRLVIASTLYEDGTLDDGEYNPTDDRPSRADQFEYVMYGKVYRIEGDETSTEAATRLSAYVSYGGLLMRLQGDANNLHGFEVDSRVYLLMKKLAF from the exons ATGGCGGGCATCCTTTTTGAGGATATTTTTGATGTAAAAGACATTGACCCGGAAGGCAAAAAGTTTGACCGAG TGTCTCGGCTGCACTGTGAGAGTGAATCTTTCAAGATGGACCTCATCCTTGATGTAAACATTCAGATTTACCCTGTAGACTTGG GTGACAAGTTCCGGTTGGTCATAGCCAGTACCTTATATGAAGATGGTACTCTGGATGATGGTGAATACAACCCCACAGATGATAGGCCTTCcag ggctgaccaatTTGAGTATGTCATGTATGGGAAAGTGTACAGGATTGAGGGAGACGAAACTTCTACTGAAGCAGCAACACGCCT CTCTGCCTACGTGTCCTATGGGGGCCTGCTCATGAGGCTGCAGGGTGATGCCAACAACCTGCATGGATTTGAAGTGGACTCCAGAGTGTATCTGCTCATGAAGAAACTGGCCTTCTGA
- the CLCN2 gene encoding chloride channel protein 2 isoform X2, which yields MAAAAAGAAAAEEGMEPRALQYEQTLMYGRYTQDLGAFAKEEAARIRLGGPEPWRGPPSPRAPPELLEYGQSRCARCRICTVHCHKFLVSRVGEDWIFLVLLGLLMALVSWAMDYAIAACLQAQQWMSRGLNTNLLLQYLAWVTYPVVLITFSAGFTQILAPQAVGSGIPEMKTILRGVVLKEYLTLKTFVAKVIGLTCALGSGMPLGKEGPFVHIASMCAALLSKFLSLFGGIYENESRNTEMLAAACAVGVGCCFAAPIGGVLFSIEVTSTFFAVRNYWRGFFAATFSAFIFRVLAVWNRDEETITALFKTRFRLDFPFDLQELPAFAVIGIASGFGGALFVYLNRKIVQVMRKQKTINRFLMKKRLLFPALVTLLISTLTFPPGFGQFMAGQLSQKETLVTLFDNRTWVRQGLMEELEPPGTSQAWNPPRANVFLTLVIFILMKFWMSALATTIPVPCGAFMPVFVIGAAFGRLVGESMAAWFPDGIHTDSSTYRIVPGGYAVVGAAALAGAVTHTVSTAVIVFELTGQIAHILPVMIAVILANAVAQSLQPSLYDSIIRIKKLPYLPELGWGRHQQYRVRVEDIMVRDVPHVALSCTFRDLRLALHRTKGRMLALVESPESMILLGSIERSQVVALLGAQLSPARRRRYMQERRAAQTSSPSDQESPPSPETSVRFQVNTEDQGFPAARGETHKPLKPALKRSPSNTVNVKESPTAKVALPSGPCVWEHRERGAGWHRPQKPLLWQSTRRAHLRVGEVGEM from the exons atggcggcggcggcggcgggggcggcggcggcggaggaagggatggagccgcGGGCGCTGCAGTACGAGCAGACCCTG ATGTATGGGCGTTATACTCAGGACCTTGGGGCCTTTGCCAAAGAGGAAGCTGCTCGGATCCGCCTGGGAGGGCCTGAACCCTGGAGGGGTCCACCTTCCCCTCGGGCTCCCCCAGAGCTCCTGGAGTATGGACAGAGCCGTTGCGCCCGATGCCGCA TCTGTACCGTACACTGCCATAAGTTCCTAGTGTCCAGGGTTGGTGAAGACTGGATCTTCCTAGTCCTTCTGGGGCTCCTCATGGCCCTGGTCAGCTGGGCCATGGACTACGCCATCGCTGCCTGTCTGCAGG CTCAGCAGTGGATGTCCCGGGGCTTGAACACTAACCTGTTACTCCAGTATCTGGCCTGGGTCACCTACCCCGTCGTCCTCATCACTTTCTCTGCCGGATTCACACAGATCCTGGCTCCTCAGGCTGTTG GGTCTGGCATCCCGGAGATGAAGACCATCTTGCGAGGAGTGGTGCTGAAGGAATACCTCACCCTCAAGACCTTCGTAGCTAAGGTCATCGGGCTGACTTGTGCCCTCGGCAGTGGGATGCCCCTTGGCAAAGAG GGCCCTTTTGTGCATATCGCAAGCATGTGTGCCGCCCTTCTCAGCAAGTTCCTCTCGCTGTTTGGGGGCATCTACGAG AATGAATCCCGGAACACAGAGATGCTGGCCGCCGCCTGTGCCGTGGGGGTGGGCTGCTGCTTTGCGGCTCCCATTGGAG GTGTGCTGTTCAGCATCGAGGTCACCTCCACCTTCTTTGCGGTGCGCAACTACTGGCGGGGCTTCTTTGCTGCCACCTTCAGCGCCTTCATCTTCCGGGTCTTGGCTGTCTGGAACCGAGATGAAG AGACCATCACGGCTCTGTTCAAAACCCGGTTCCGGCTTGACTTCCCCTTCGACCTCCAGGAGCTGCCAGCCTTTGCTGTTATTGG TATCGCCAGTGGCTTCGGGGGAGCACTTTTTGTCTACCTGAACCGGAAGATTGTCCAGGTGATGCGGAAGCAGAAGACCATCAACCGTTTCCTCATGAAGAA acGCCTGCTTTTCCCGGCCCTGGTGACTCTACTCATCTCTACTCTGACCTTCCCCCCTGGCTTTGGACAGTTCATGGCCGGACAG CTCTCACAGAAAGAGACACTGGTCACCCTGTTTGACAACCGGACATGGGTCCGCCAGGGTCTGATGGAGGAACTAGAGCCACCTGGAACCTCACAGGCCTGGAACCCACCACGGGCCAACGTCTTCCTCACCCTGGTCATCTTCATTCTCATGAAG TTCTGGATGTCTGCACTGGCCACCACCATCCCAGTGCCCTGTGGGGCCTTCATGCCGGTGTTTGTCATTG GAGCAGCATTTGGGCGTCTGGTAGGCGAAAGCATGGCTGCTTGGTTCCCTGACGGCATTCACACAGACAGCAGCACTTACAGGATTGTTCCTGGAGGCTATGCAGTGGTGG GGGCGGCTGCGCTGGCAGGAGCAGTGACGCACACTGTGTCCACGGCCGTGATCGTGTTCGAGCTCACAGGCCAGATCGCCCACATCCTGCCTGTTATGATCGCCGTCATTCTGGCCAATGCCGTTGCCCAGAGCCTACAGCCCTCACTCTATGACAGCATCATCCGAATCAAGAAGCTGCCTTACCTGCCTGAGCTGGGCTGGGGCCGCCACCA GCAGTACCGGGTGCGAGTGGAGGACATCATGGTGCGGGACGTTCCCCACGTGGCACTCAGCTGCACCTTCCGGGACCTGCGGCTGGCACTGCACAGGACAAAGGGCCGCATGCTGGCCCTAGTAGAGTCCCCTG AGTCCATGATCCTCCTGGGGTCCATTGAGCGTTCACAAGTGGTGGCATTGCTGGGGGCACAGCTGAGCCCAGCCCGCCGGCGGCGGTACATGCAAGAGCGTCGAGCTGCCCAGACCTCTTCACCCTCCGATCAGGAGAGTCCCCCCAGCCCTGAGACCTCCGTCCGCTTCCAG GTGAACACAGAGGACCAGGGCTTCCCTGCAGCCCGGGGTGAGACTCACAAGCCCCTGAAGCCCGCTCTCAAGAGGAGCCCCAGCAACACCGTGAATGTCAAGGAGAGTCCTACAG CAAAGGTGGCACTGCCCTCAGGGCCTTGTGTTTGGGAACACAGGGAACGTGGAGCAGGCTGGCATCGCCCTCAGAAGCCTCTTCTGTGGCAGTCCACCCGCCGAGCCCACCTCAGAG TTGGAGAAGTCGGGGAAATGTGA
- the CLCN2 gene encoding chloride channel protein 2 isoform X1, whose product MAAAAAGAAAAEEGMEPRALQYEQTLMYGRYTQDLGAFAKEEAARIRLGGPEPWRGPPSPRAPPELLEYGQSRCARCRICTVHCHKFLVSRVGEDWIFLVLLGLLMALVSWAMDYAIAACLQAQQWMSRGLNTNLLLQYLAWVTYPVVLITFSAGFTQILAPQAVGSGIPEMKTILRGVVLKEYLTLKTFVAKVIGLTCALGSGMPLGKEGPFVHIASMCAALLSKFLSLFGGIYENESRNTEMLAAACAVGVGCCFAAPIGGVLFSIEVTSTFFAVRNYWRGFFAATFSAFIFRVLAVWNRDEETITALFKTRFRLDFPFDLQELPAFAVIGIASGFGGALFVYLNRKIVQVMRKQKTINRFLMKKRLLFPALVTLLISTLTFPPGFGQFMAGQLSQKETLVTLFDNRTWVRQGLMEELEPPGTSQAWNPPRANVFLTLVIFILMKFWMSALATTIPVPCGAFMPVFVIGAAFGRLVGESMAAWFPDGIHTDSSTYRIVPGGYAVVGAAALAGAVTHTVSTAVIVFELTGQIAHILPVMIAVILANAVAQSLQPSLYDSIIRIKKLPYLPELGWGRHQQYRVRVEDIMVRDVPHVALSCTFRDLRLALHRTKGRMLALVESPESMILLGSIERSQVVALLGAQLSPARRRRYMQERRAAQTSSPSDQESPPSPETSVRFQVNTEDQGFPAARGETHKPLKPALKRSPSNTVNVKESPTGNVEQAGIALRSLFCGSPPAEPTSELEKSGKCDKRKLKRVRISLASDSDLEGEMTPEEILEWEEQQLDEPVNFSDCKIDPAPFQLVERTSLHKTHTIFSLLGVDHAYVTSIGRLIGIVTLKELRKAIEGSVTAQGVKVRPPLASFRDSATSSSDTETTEVHALWGPRSRHGLPREGSPSDSDDKCQ is encoded by the exons atggcggcggcggcggcgggggcggcggcggcggaggaagggatggagccgcGGGCGCTGCAGTACGAGCAGACCCTG ATGTATGGGCGTTATACTCAGGACCTTGGGGCCTTTGCCAAAGAGGAAGCTGCTCGGATCCGCCTGGGAGGGCCTGAACCCTGGAGGGGTCCACCTTCCCCTCGGGCTCCCCCAGAGCTCCTGGAGTATGGACAGAGCCGTTGCGCCCGATGCCGCA TCTGTACCGTACACTGCCATAAGTTCCTAGTGTCCAGGGTTGGTGAAGACTGGATCTTCCTAGTCCTTCTGGGGCTCCTCATGGCCCTGGTCAGCTGGGCCATGGACTACGCCATCGCTGCCTGTCTGCAGG CTCAGCAGTGGATGTCCCGGGGCTTGAACACTAACCTGTTACTCCAGTATCTGGCCTGGGTCACCTACCCCGTCGTCCTCATCACTTTCTCTGCCGGATTCACACAGATCCTGGCTCCTCAGGCTGTTG GGTCTGGCATCCCGGAGATGAAGACCATCTTGCGAGGAGTGGTGCTGAAGGAATACCTCACCCTCAAGACCTTCGTAGCTAAGGTCATCGGGCTGACTTGTGCCCTCGGCAGTGGGATGCCCCTTGGCAAAGAG GGCCCTTTTGTGCATATCGCAAGCATGTGTGCCGCCCTTCTCAGCAAGTTCCTCTCGCTGTTTGGGGGCATCTACGAG AATGAATCCCGGAACACAGAGATGCTGGCCGCCGCCTGTGCCGTGGGGGTGGGCTGCTGCTTTGCGGCTCCCATTGGAG GTGTGCTGTTCAGCATCGAGGTCACCTCCACCTTCTTTGCGGTGCGCAACTACTGGCGGGGCTTCTTTGCTGCCACCTTCAGCGCCTTCATCTTCCGGGTCTTGGCTGTCTGGAACCGAGATGAAG AGACCATCACGGCTCTGTTCAAAACCCGGTTCCGGCTTGACTTCCCCTTCGACCTCCAGGAGCTGCCAGCCTTTGCTGTTATTGG TATCGCCAGTGGCTTCGGGGGAGCACTTTTTGTCTACCTGAACCGGAAGATTGTCCAGGTGATGCGGAAGCAGAAGACCATCAACCGTTTCCTCATGAAGAA acGCCTGCTTTTCCCGGCCCTGGTGACTCTACTCATCTCTACTCTGACCTTCCCCCCTGGCTTTGGACAGTTCATGGCCGGACAG CTCTCACAGAAAGAGACACTGGTCACCCTGTTTGACAACCGGACATGGGTCCGCCAGGGTCTGATGGAGGAACTAGAGCCACCTGGAACCTCACAGGCCTGGAACCCACCACGGGCCAACGTCTTCCTCACCCTGGTCATCTTCATTCTCATGAAG TTCTGGATGTCTGCACTGGCCACCACCATCCCAGTGCCCTGTGGGGCCTTCATGCCGGTGTTTGTCATTG GAGCAGCATTTGGGCGTCTGGTAGGCGAAAGCATGGCTGCTTGGTTCCCTGACGGCATTCACACAGACAGCAGCACTTACAGGATTGTTCCTGGAGGCTATGCAGTGGTGG GGGCGGCTGCGCTGGCAGGAGCAGTGACGCACACTGTGTCCACGGCCGTGATCGTGTTCGAGCTCACAGGCCAGATCGCCCACATCCTGCCTGTTATGATCGCCGTCATTCTGGCCAATGCCGTTGCCCAGAGCCTACAGCCCTCACTCTATGACAGCATCATCCGAATCAAGAAGCTGCCTTACCTGCCTGAGCTGGGCTGGGGCCGCCACCA GCAGTACCGGGTGCGAGTGGAGGACATCATGGTGCGGGACGTTCCCCACGTGGCACTCAGCTGCACCTTCCGGGACCTGCGGCTGGCACTGCACAGGACAAAGGGCCGCATGCTGGCCCTAGTAGAGTCCCCTG AGTCCATGATCCTCCTGGGGTCCATTGAGCGTTCACAAGTGGTGGCATTGCTGGGGGCACAGCTGAGCCCAGCCCGCCGGCGGCGGTACATGCAAGAGCGTCGAGCTGCCCAGACCTCTTCACCCTCCGATCAGGAGAGTCCCCCCAGCCCTGAGACCTCCGTCCGCTTCCAG GTGAACACAGAGGACCAGGGCTTCCCTGCAGCCCGGGGTGAGACTCACAAGCCCCTGAAGCCCGCTCTCAAGAGGAGCCCCAGCAACACCGTGAATGTCAAGGAGAGTCCTACAG GGAACGTGGAGCAGGCTGGCATCGCCCTCAGAAGCCTCTTCTGTGGCAGTCCACCCGCCGAGCCCACCTCAGAG TTGGAGAAGTCGGGGAAATGTGACAAGCGCAAGCTGAAGCGGGTCCGAATTTCCTTGGCG AGCGACTCAGACCTGGAAGGCGAGATGACCCCTGAAGAG ATTCTGGAGTGGGAAGAGCAGCAACTAGATGAACCTGTCAATTTCAGTGACTGCAAAATTGACCCTGCACCCTTCCAGCTGGTGGAGCGGACCTCTTTGCACAAG ACTCATACCATCTTCTCACTGCTGGGAGTGGACCATGCGTATGTCACCAGTATTGGCAGACTCATTGGAATTGTCACCCTGAAGGAG CTCCGGAAGGCTATCGAGGGCTCTGTCACAGCACAGGGTGTGAAAGTCCGGCCGCCCCTCGCCAGCTTCCGTGACAGTGCCACCAGCAGCAGTGACACCGAGACCACCGAGGTGCATGCACTCTGGGGGCCTCGCTCCCGCCATGGCCTCCCCCGGGAGGGCAGCCCTTCTGACAGCGATGACAAGTGCCAGTGA
- the CLCN2 gene encoding chloride channel protein 2 isoform X3 — MKTILRGVVLKEYLTLKTFVAKVIGLTCALGSGMPLGKEGPFVHIASMCAALLSKFLSLFGGIYENESRNTEMLAAACAVGVGCCFAAPIGGVLFSIEVTSTFFAVRNYWRGFFAATFSAFIFRVLAVWNRDEETITALFKTRFRLDFPFDLQELPAFAVIGIASGFGGALFVYLNRKIVQVMRKQKTINRFLMKKRLLFPALVTLLISTLTFPPGFGQFMAGQLSQKETLVTLFDNRTWVRQGLMEELEPPGTSQAWNPPRANVFLTLVIFILMKFWMSALATTIPVPCGAFMPVFVIGAAFGRLVGESMAAWFPDGIHTDSSTYRIVPGGYAVVGAAALAGAVTHTVSTAVIVFELTGQIAHILPVMIAVILANAVAQSLQPSLYDSIIRIKKLPYLPELGWGRHQQYRVRVEDIMVRDVPHVALSCTFRDLRLALHRTKGRMLALVESPESMILLGSIERSQVVALLGAQLSPARRRRYMQERRAAQTSSPSDQESPPSPETSVRFQVNTEDQGFPAARGETHKPLKPALKRSPSNTVNVKESPTGNVEQAGIALRSLFCGSPPAEPTSELEKSGKCDKRKLKRVRISLASDSDLEGEMTPEEILEWEEQQLDEPVNFSDCKIDPAPFQLVERTSLHKTHTIFSLLGVDHAYVTSIGRLIGIVTLKELRKAIEGSVTAQGVKVRPPLASFRDSATSSSDTETTEVHALWGPRSRHGLPREGSPSDSDDKCQ; from the exons ATGAAGACCATCTTGCGAGGAGTGGTGCTGAAGGAATACCTCACCCTCAAGACCTTCGTAGCTAAGGTCATCGGGCTGACTTGTGCCCTCGGCAGTGGGATGCCCCTTGGCAAAGAG GGCCCTTTTGTGCATATCGCAAGCATGTGTGCCGCCCTTCTCAGCAAGTTCCTCTCGCTGTTTGGGGGCATCTACGAG AATGAATCCCGGAACACAGAGATGCTGGCCGCCGCCTGTGCCGTGGGGGTGGGCTGCTGCTTTGCGGCTCCCATTGGAG GTGTGCTGTTCAGCATCGAGGTCACCTCCACCTTCTTTGCGGTGCGCAACTACTGGCGGGGCTTCTTTGCTGCCACCTTCAGCGCCTTCATCTTCCGGGTCTTGGCTGTCTGGAACCGAGATGAAG AGACCATCACGGCTCTGTTCAAAACCCGGTTCCGGCTTGACTTCCCCTTCGACCTCCAGGAGCTGCCAGCCTTTGCTGTTATTGG TATCGCCAGTGGCTTCGGGGGAGCACTTTTTGTCTACCTGAACCGGAAGATTGTCCAGGTGATGCGGAAGCAGAAGACCATCAACCGTTTCCTCATGAAGAA acGCCTGCTTTTCCCGGCCCTGGTGACTCTACTCATCTCTACTCTGACCTTCCCCCCTGGCTTTGGACAGTTCATGGCCGGACAG CTCTCACAGAAAGAGACACTGGTCACCCTGTTTGACAACCGGACATGGGTCCGCCAGGGTCTGATGGAGGAACTAGAGCCACCTGGAACCTCACAGGCCTGGAACCCACCACGGGCCAACGTCTTCCTCACCCTGGTCATCTTCATTCTCATGAAG TTCTGGATGTCTGCACTGGCCACCACCATCCCAGTGCCCTGTGGGGCCTTCATGCCGGTGTTTGTCATTG GAGCAGCATTTGGGCGTCTGGTAGGCGAAAGCATGGCTGCTTGGTTCCCTGACGGCATTCACACAGACAGCAGCACTTACAGGATTGTTCCTGGAGGCTATGCAGTGGTGG GGGCGGCTGCGCTGGCAGGAGCAGTGACGCACACTGTGTCCACGGCCGTGATCGTGTTCGAGCTCACAGGCCAGATCGCCCACATCCTGCCTGTTATGATCGCCGTCATTCTGGCCAATGCCGTTGCCCAGAGCCTACAGCCCTCACTCTATGACAGCATCATCCGAATCAAGAAGCTGCCTTACCTGCCTGAGCTGGGCTGGGGCCGCCACCA GCAGTACCGGGTGCGAGTGGAGGACATCATGGTGCGGGACGTTCCCCACGTGGCACTCAGCTGCACCTTCCGGGACCTGCGGCTGGCACTGCACAGGACAAAGGGCCGCATGCTGGCCCTAGTAGAGTCCCCTG AGTCCATGATCCTCCTGGGGTCCATTGAGCGTTCACAAGTGGTGGCATTGCTGGGGGCACAGCTGAGCCCAGCCCGCCGGCGGCGGTACATGCAAGAGCGTCGAGCTGCCCAGACCTCTTCACCCTCCGATCAGGAGAGTCCCCCCAGCCCTGAGACCTCCGTCCGCTTCCAG GTGAACACAGAGGACCAGGGCTTCCCTGCAGCCCGGGGTGAGACTCACAAGCCCCTGAAGCCCGCTCTCAAGAGGAGCCCCAGCAACACCGTGAATGTCAAGGAGAGTCCTACAG GGAACGTGGAGCAGGCTGGCATCGCCCTCAGAAGCCTCTTCTGTGGCAGTCCACCCGCCGAGCCCACCTCAGAG TTGGAGAAGTCGGGGAAATGTGACAAGCGCAAGCTGAAGCGGGTCCGAATTTCCTTGGCG AGCGACTCAGACCTGGAAGGCGAGATGACCCCTGAAGAG ATTCTGGAGTGGGAAGAGCAGCAACTAGATGAACCTGTCAATTTCAGTGACTGCAAAATTGACCCTGCACCCTTCCAGCTGGTGGAGCGGACCTCTTTGCACAAG ACTCATACCATCTTCTCACTGCTGGGAGTGGACCATGCGTATGTCACCAGTATTGGCAGACTCATTGGAATTGTCACCCTGAAGGAG CTCCGGAAGGCTATCGAGGGCTCTGTCACAGCACAGGGTGTGAAAGTCCGGCCGCCCCTCGCCAGCTTCCGTGACAGTGCCACCAGCAGCAGTGACACCGAGACCACCGAGGTGCATGCACTCTGGGGGCCTCGCTCCCGCCATGGCCTCCCCCGGGAGGGCAGCCCTTCTGACAGCGATGACAAGTGCCAGTGA